Proteins encoded within one genomic window of Felis catus isolate Fca126 chromosome C1, F.catus_Fca126_mat1.0, whole genome shotgun sequence:
- the HNRNPA3 gene encoding heterogeneous nuclear ribonucleoprotein A3 isoform X4: MRDPQTKRSRGFGFVTYSCVEEVDAAMCARPHKVDGRVVEPKRAVSREDSVKPGAHLTVKKIFVGGIKEDTEEYNLRDYFEKYGKIETIEVMEDRQSGKKRGFAFVTFDDHDTVDKIVVQKYHTINGHNCEVKKALSKQEMQSAGSQRGRGGGSGNFMGRGGNFGGGGNFGRGGNFGGRGGYGGGGGGSRGSYGGGDGGYNGFGGDGGNYGGGPGYSSRGGYGGGGPGYGNQGGGYGGGGGGYDGYNEGGNFGGGNYGGGGNYNDFGNYSGQQQSNYGPMKGGSFGGRSSGSPYGGGYGSGGGSGGYGSRRF, from the exons ATGAGAGACCCCCAAACAAAACGTTCCAGGGGTTTTGGTTTTGTGACTTACTCTTGTGTGGAGGAGGTGGATGCAGCAATGTGTGCTCGACCACACAAGGTTGATGGGCGTGTAGTGGAACCAAAGAGAGCTGTTTCTAGAGAG GATTCTGTAAAGCCTGGTGCCCATCTAACTGTGAAGAAAATTTTTGTCGGTGGtattaaagaagatacagaagaataTAATTTGAGAGACTACTTTGAAAAGTATGGCAAGATTGAAACCATAGAAGTTATGGAGGACAGGCAgagtggaaaaaagagaggatTTGCTTTTGTAACTTTCGATGATCATGATACAGTTGATAAAATTGTTG ttcaGAAATACCACACTATTAATGGGCATAATTGTGAAGTGAAAAAGGCCCTTTCTAAACAAGAAATGCAGTCTGCTGGATCGCAAAGAG GTCGTGGAGGTGGATCTGGCAACTTTATGGGTCGTGGAGGAAACTTTGGAGGTGGTGGTAACTTTGGCCGCGGTGGAAACTTTGGTGGAAGAG GAGGCtatggtggtggaggtggtggcaGCAGAGGTAGTTATGGAGGAGGTGATGGTGGATATAATGGATTTGGAGGTGATG gtggcaACTATGGTGGTGGTCCTGGTTATAGTAGTAGAGGAGGCTATGGTGGCGGTGGACCAGGATATGGAAACCAAGGAGGTGGATATGGTGGCGGTGGTGGAGGATATGATGGTTACAATGAAGGAGGAAATTTTGGAGGTG GTAACTATGGTGGTGGTGGGAACTATAATGATTTTGGAAATTATAGTGGACAACAGCAATCAAATTATGGACCCATGAAGGGGGGCAGTTTTGGTGGAAGAAGCTCGGGCAGTCCCTATGGTG GTGGTTATGGATCTGGTGGTGGAAGTGGTGGATATGGTAGCAGAAGGTTCtaa
- the HNRNPA3 gene encoding heterogeneous nuclear ribonucleoprotein A3 isoform X1 — MEVKPPPGRPQPDSGRRRRRRGEEGHDPKEPEQLRKLFIGGLSFETTDDSLREHFEKWGTLTDCVVMRDPQTKRSRGFGFVTYSCVEEVDAAMCARPHKVDGRVVEPKRAVSREDSVKPGAHLTVKKIFVGGIKEDTEEYNLRDYFEKYGKIETIEVMEDRQSGKKRGFAFVTFDDHDTVDKIVVQKYHTINGHNCEVKKALSKQEMQSAGSQRGRGGGSGNFMGRGGNFGGGGNFGRGGNFGGRGGYGGGGGGSRGSYGGGDGGYNGFGGDGGNYGGGPGYSSRGGYGGGGPGYGNQGGGYGGGGGGYDGYNEGGNFGGGNYGGGGNYNDFGNYSGQQQSNYGPMKGGSFGGRSSGSPYGGGYGSGGGSGGYGSRRF, encoded by the exons ATGGAGGTAAAACCGCCGCCCGGTCGCCCCCAGCCCGACTCCggccgtcgccgccgccgccggggggAGGAG GGCCATGATCCAAAGGAACCAGAGCAGTTGAGAAAACTGTTTATTGGTGGTTTGAGCTTTGAAACTACAGATGATAGTTTAagagaacattttgaaaaatggggCACACTTACAGATTGTGTG GTGATGAGAGACCCCCAAACAAAACGTTCCAGGGGTTTTGGTTTTGTGACTTACTCTTGTGTGGAGGAGGTGGATGCAGCAATGTGTGCTCGACCACACAAGGTTGATGGGCGTGTAGTGGAACCAAAGAGAGCTGTTTCTAGAGAG GATTCTGTAAAGCCTGGTGCCCATCTAACTGTGAAGAAAATTTTTGTCGGTGGtattaaagaagatacagaagaataTAATTTGAGAGACTACTTTGAAAAGTATGGCAAGATTGAAACCATAGAAGTTATGGAGGACAGGCAgagtggaaaaaagagaggatTTGCTTTTGTAACTTTCGATGATCATGATACAGTTGATAAAATTGTTG ttcaGAAATACCACACTATTAATGGGCATAATTGTGAAGTGAAAAAGGCCCTTTCTAAACAAGAAATGCAGTCTGCTGGATCGCAAAGAG GTCGTGGAGGTGGATCTGGCAACTTTATGGGTCGTGGAGGAAACTTTGGAGGTGGTGGTAACTTTGGCCGCGGTGGAAACTTTGGTGGAAGAG GAGGCtatggtggtggaggtggtggcaGCAGAGGTAGTTATGGAGGAGGTGATGGTGGATATAATGGATTTGGAGGTGATG gtggcaACTATGGTGGTGGTCCTGGTTATAGTAGTAGAGGAGGCTATGGTGGCGGTGGACCAGGATATGGAAACCAAGGAGGTGGATATGGTGGCGGTGGTGGAGGATATGATGGTTACAATGAAGGAGGAAATTTTGGAGGTG GTAACTATGGTGGTGGTGGGAACTATAATGATTTTGGAAATTATAGTGGACAACAGCAATCAAATTATGGACCCATGAAGGGGGGCAGTTTTGGTGGAAGAAGCTCGGGCAGTCCCTATGGTG GTGGTTATGGATCTGGTGGTGGAAGTGGTGGATATGGTAGCAGAAGGTTCtaa
- the HNRNPA3 gene encoding heterogeneous nuclear ribonucleoprotein A3 isoform X2, whose translation MEVKPPPGRPQPDSGRRRRRRGEEGHDPKEPEQLRKLFIGGLSFETTDDSLREHFEKWGTLTDCVVMRDPQTKRSRGFGFVTYSCVEEVDAAMCARPHKVDGRVVEPKRAVSREDSVKPGAHLTVKKIFVGGIKEDTEEYNLRDYFEKYGKIETIEVMEDRQSGKKRGFAFVTFDDHDTVDKIVVQKYHTINGHNCEVKKALSKQEMQSAGSQRGRGGGSGNFMGRGGNFGGGGNFGRGGNFGGRGGYGGGGGGSRGSYGGGDGGYNGFGGDGGNYGGGPGYSSRGGYGGGGPGYGNQGGGYGGGGGGYDGYNEGGNFGGNYGGGGNYNDFGNYSGQQQSNYGPMKGGSFGGRSSGSPYGGGYGSGGGSGGYGSRRF comes from the exons ATGGAGGTAAAACCGCCGCCCGGTCGCCCCCAGCCCGACTCCggccgtcgccgccgccgccggggggAGGAG GGCCATGATCCAAAGGAACCAGAGCAGTTGAGAAAACTGTTTATTGGTGGTTTGAGCTTTGAAACTACAGATGATAGTTTAagagaacattttgaaaaatggggCACACTTACAGATTGTGTG GTGATGAGAGACCCCCAAACAAAACGTTCCAGGGGTTTTGGTTTTGTGACTTACTCTTGTGTGGAGGAGGTGGATGCAGCAATGTGTGCTCGACCACACAAGGTTGATGGGCGTGTAGTGGAACCAAAGAGAGCTGTTTCTAGAGAG GATTCTGTAAAGCCTGGTGCCCATCTAACTGTGAAGAAAATTTTTGTCGGTGGtattaaagaagatacagaagaataTAATTTGAGAGACTACTTTGAAAAGTATGGCAAGATTGAAACCATAGAAGTTATGGAGGACAGGCAgagtggaaaaaagagaggatTTGCTTTTGTAACTTTCGATGATCATGATACAGTTGATAAAATTGTTG ttcaGAAATACCACACTATTAATGGGCATAATTGTGAAGTGAAAAAGGCCCTTTCTAAACAAGAAATGCAGTCTGCTGGATCGCAAAGAG GTCGTGGAGGTGGATCTGGCAACTTTATGGGTCGTGGAGGAAACTTTGGAGGTGGTGGTAACTTTGGCCGCGGTGGAAACTTTGGTGGAAGAG GAGGCtatggtggtggaggtggtggcaGCAGAGGTAGTTATGGAGGAGGTGATGGTGGATATAATGGATTTGGAGGTGATG gtggcaACTATGGTGGTGGTCCTGGTTATAGTAGTAGAGGAGGCTATGGTGGCGGTGGACCAGGATATGGAAACCAAGGAGGTGGATATGGTGGCGGTGGTGGAGGATATGATGGTTACAATGAAGGAGGAAATTTTGGAG GTAACTATGGTGGTGGTGGGAACTATAATGATTTTGGAAATTATAGTGGACAACAGCAATCAAATTATGGACCCATGAAGGGGGGCAGTTTTGGTGGAAGAAGCTCGGGCAGTCCCTATGGTG GTGGTTATGGATCTGGTGGTGGAAGTGGTGGATATGGTAGCAGAAGGTTCtaa
- the HNRNPA3 gene encoding heterogeneous nuclear ribonucleoprotein A3 isoform X3 gives MEGHDPKEPEQLRKLFIGGLSFETTDDSLREHFEKWGTLTDCVVMRDPQTKRSRGFGFVTYSCVEEVDAAMCARPHKVDGRVVEPKRAVSREDSVKPGAHLTVKKIFVGGIKEDTEEYNLRDYFEKYGKIETIEVMEDRQSGKKRGFAFVTFDDHDTVDKIVVQKYHTINGHNCEVKKALSKQEMQSAGSQRGRGGGSGNFMGRGGNFGGGGNFGRGGNFGGRGGYGGGGGGSRGSYGGGDGGYNGFGGDGGNYGGGPGYSSRGGYGGGGPGYGNQGGGYGGGGGGYDGYNEGGNFGGGNYGGGGNYNDFGNYSGQQQSNYGPMKGGSFGGRSSGSPYGGGYGSGGGSGGYGSRRF, from the exons ATGGAG GGCCATGATCCAAAGGAACCAGAGCAGTTGAGAAAACTGTTTATTGGTGGTTTGAGCTTTGAAACTACAGATGATAGTTTAagagaacattttgaaaaatggggCACACTTACAGATTGTGTG GTGATGAGAGACCCCCAAACAAAACGTTCCAGGGGTTTTGGTTTTGTGACTTACTCTTGTGTGGAGGAGGTGGATGCAGCAATGTGTGCTCGACCACACAAGGTTGATGGGCGTGTAGTGGAACCAAAGAGAGCTGTTTCTAGAGAG GATTCTGTAAAGCCTGGTGCCCATCTAACTGTGAAGAAAATTTTTGTCGGTGGtattaaagaagatacagaagaataTAATTTGAGAGACTACTTTGAAAAGTATGGCAAGATTGAAACCATAGAAGTTATGGAGGACAGGCAgagtggaaaaaagagaggatTTGCTTTTGTAACTTTCGATGATCATGATACAGTTGATAAAATTGTTG ttcaGAAATACCACACTATTAATGGGCATAATTGTGAAGTGAAAAAGGCCCTTTCTAAACAAGAAATGCAGTCTGCTGGATCGCAAAGAG GTCGTGGAGGTGGATCTGGCAACTTTATGGGTCGTGGAGGAAACTTTGGAGGTGGTGGTAACTTTGGCCGCGGTGGAAACTTTGGTGGAAGAG GAGGCtatggtggtggaggtggtggcaGCAGAGGTAGTTATGGAGGAGGTGATGGTGGATATAATGGATTTGGAGGTGATG gtggcaACTATGGTGGTGGTCCTGGTTATAGTAGTAGAGGAGGCTATGGTGGCGGTGGACCAGGATATGGAAACCAAGGAGGTGGATATGGTGGCGGTGGTGGAGGATATGATGGTTACAATGAAGGAGGAAATTTTGGAGGTG GTAACTATGGTGGTGGTGGGAACTATAATGATTTTGGAAATTATAGTGGACAACAGCAATCAAATTATGGACCCATGAAGGGGGGCAGTTTTGGTGGAAGAAGCTCGGGCAGTCCCTATGGTG GTGGTTATGGATCTGGTGGTGGAAGTGGTGGATATGGTAGCAGAAGGTTCtaa